The window AGGATGGAATATAAAATTTGATATCTAGCATGTATTTAAAGAAATCACTTTAAAGAATAAAATTTAAAGTTTATTAGAGCAAATTAAGAATAATCTTATTTGTGGGTTCACAAAATGAATGTATTAGTTGTGACTTGTAACTTCATATGCTTGGTCCTCCTTTTTCAAGTAATACCTAGATGAATCACGTGCTGCCAACAATCGCTGCTACAGTCCAGTTACATTTACAATGTAGTACATAATATGAGGCATACTACATTAATTTTATTTAACTCCTACTAAACAATTAAAACAAATAGGGAATTATCTTCTCGAAATCAGATCTCTTTTACATAATATGTATGTTGCTTTGCTGCTTCTATTTCTTGAAAATTTGCAGGGAACTTCCCTTAGTTCGATAATATTGTGCTTACCTCTGTTTTGCGCTCAATTATCTCCTCTCCTTTAGATAATTGCTACTCAATTAACTTGGTTTTGGTTTCGTTCTTCACCTTTTAATTTGGACAACTCTTATGGTTTGTTAATAGAACTTCATACTGCTGCATATACCTTAAACATTGCATTACAATTTGCAGATTTATCGGAATACTGTACAAGTTTCTCTTCTCTTTTCCACAGCCGACAACAACTGGTTGAATCCAGATTATATCCGTTACACCAagaacatcatgatttcacaacTTTTCTCTTTCTAGCAAGCTTGACAATGTAATAATATAACTTTGTTCCGCACAATATGAAGCATATTATGTTATGAGTAATATTTAATTTGATGGTACTAATTCCTTTTTTTTAGTTGAACTCCTACAAAACGAGTAAGGAAGTACCTTACAAAAGTCAAACCACTTTTATATAACAACATTCGCCCGTGCTTTGCACGGGGTCGGGCCATCTAGTTTCTTTTAGATTTTCGCTTAACTTAGTTATGTGTTGGATATACTTGTGAAAGCTTATACACATACACTTTTTAAAAGAGAGTTATCAATCGTTAAATCAAGATATGAATTCTATTAAAAAATGCAAATGATACTAAATCACTTAATATTTGCCTCCGTTGAGATTTAAACATAGTTAAAACTTTATAATTCTCAACTCACTTTGTTGGCCACTGAGCCATTCCCTCTCGGATGCTTTGTCTTTGCCTCCGCTAGAATTAAAACATGAGACTTCATATTCTCAATCCACTTCATTTAGCACTAGGCCACACCAGATTGTTTGTCCTGAATGTTTGTTTGAAGGGACCAAACGGTTCAAAGGTTAAGGTTTTTGTTTTGCAAGGCGAATTTATTTTTCTGTCCTTCGATACTTTGCACAAAATGAAGGCAATGATATTGCTCTCATTAGTCTCTTCTCCAATTATACCAGAACCTGAATAGATAACAGGATATTTAAATAAATCCCACATTAATAAGCAAAACCAGTCTCTTATTTTCCTTGTCCCCACTCTTTGTTAATGTTCTTTGTTCCATTCCTTGTCCCTCTCTTGCCCTCTCTTTAACCAAATACGATTTACGAAATTAGCTGCTAGTTACATTCATATACTTCAATTTCAGCTTTTAGACCTTTAGCATAATCAGTTAGTAGAAGACTTTAACAAACGAGGGTAAAAATTCGTCCAACAACAAATTTAAAACGAAAGATCAAAATCTACTACTAATAAATCAATGTTATGGATCATGTTAACGCATCAATATTAATGTGCACCGAATAAGCCAATACAAGGGCATCACCAAAAAAATGCTTCCTAAGACGTATTGGATAAAAGAACGAAGTATCTCATTGAATTGTAAATGTTCTGATctcccgtttggattggcttataagttgcttataagctgttttcaatttttttgagtatTTAGCTAGTCAGCTTAAAgctattttatgcttaaaataagcccaagaaAACAATTGGGctcgtttgacttagcttatctaaagcaacttataaactgaaaacagcttataaaccaaTAAAAATAAGTTAGGCtatcccaactttttttttttttggcttataagctgctttttttaagcccatccaaacaggctcttataaCGATGGATTCATAGTTTGAAGAAGCATCTCTAAATGTCTCAAACTCCAGAACAAGAATCTCACGGTAAGATGTCAATCAAACTTCAAAAACAATTTAGAACGTGTCCTATCCTTCACAACAGATACATATTAGCTCGTAGAATCAAGCGACAAGTGAAACACTCGGATCAATAGATTTTGAGAAAATAAAACGCATCTTATATTAGACCAGCATAAAGCTCGTTCAGAATCAAATAGAACATATACTATTGCACTTAGCACCGATATCATCTCTAGCCAAGTTTTTGTCCCACAAGCTATAAACATTTACTTAAGATGATTGCATCAGGATTCTTCCTTAACAGGTCTATATAATTTCTAACCATCCATACCTAATTCGCTCGGCTTTTAATTACATCAAGTCCCATTTCAGTCGGATCAGTCGCCTGCAACTCAATCTGAATTCCGTCGAGCTCTCTCTTGAATCTGTCCTTTGAACTGGCATAGATCATCTTGTTTCTCACTCTTGCTGTCTCAGGAGACCTTACAAAAGAAAACCCACAAATGAGACAAAGTGTCTCTTATAAAATCCATTAAAATGCATAGGAACATTTAGTATTAATACCATGCGATGAAAAAGATCCTGCTTTTTTGGCAATTTTCCTCAGTCACGAAGTCAAAATCATAGACAGCATATCTACATTCATCAGCAGGAAGACTCTCAGCAAAGTCTTCGTAGCTTTGAGTTGGCTCACCAACTTTTTCAACCACAACCTGTTTTTGCTTCTCTTCTATTTTGAAAACAATAAATCGGTGAGTTCTTTTTGCTTTCAGCTCCAAGAACCTTAACTTGCAGTCATCATGCATGGCCATTCCAGATGCTGCGTTGGCCTATAGCATGAACAATATCACATCCCCCAATCATGTTAGaaattttccatattcaaattGATCACACGAGCATCTATAGCAAAATGATTCTAATCCATTTTTAAAAAGTGTAGAATATTGTTGGAAAGGCTATTGAAGATAAATTTCTATTGTGCCTAGTTGATCAATCAAGAACATAGAAACCAGTTCAAATTCGAATTCTGTTCTGTTTCTTTTTAAAGGCATAAATATCGTGAACCCCACTTTTTCTCCCTTTGGTGACCCGAATCCCAATCTCATGGTTGCTGGTAGAGAATCAGTTTCATTAGGTTATTTCTCACTTATCATGTCATTACATTACGATGCAGCAACAATTTTATCTTTGTCTGAACGCCATACAGAATAACACCTATCTTACCCATTTCTTTCATTAATAAATTTTTTGTTAAAGGAAGTGAGGAGAAGGGAGGGGTAAAGGTTCAA is drawn from Lycium barbarum isolate Lr01 chromosome 8, ASM1917538v2, whole genome shotgun sequence and contains these coding sequences:
- the LOC132607059 gene encoding actin-depolymerizing factor 1-like, producing the protein MANAASGMAMHDDCKLRFLELKAKRTHRFIVFKIEEKQKQVVVEKVGEPTQSYEDFAESLPADECRYAVYDFDFVTEENCQKSRIFFIAWSPETARVRNKMIYASSKDRFKRELDGIQIELQATDPTEMGLDVIKSRAN